A part of Vespa crabro chromosome 20, iyVesCrab1.2, whole genome shotgun sequence genomic DNA contains:
- the LOC124431292 gene encoding Hermansky-Pudlak syndrome 5 protein homolog, which translates to MQEFPYILSECEEINQVLHKPINSTQRIKYTCLNVSQNYIILGSTSGSIYLFNREPCTFRQLIPLSEGIVSNVSISPDEKIIALATTRGIICVVTLKPTIKLIATSNEHAYEKIMCLCWNDNSSEIYIGDGTGKVSAIVLTVFTMNGMFQSPSCTLMNLDSSIVQLNFSSPLLLISTLTRCYICDTVHEQYKQIGNKARNGEFGACFYKIQIDENVKTSTAIKKGQDIVKKKSSFSFISESNSNISESISPKIFCARPGSRFWEVSASGVVLKTHQFKELLAIPPMKIHRVTKQALEQRKYINHSWTSQSINFPQLFVIASKYLFSYTSNGLYILDLVNPNVILWSNEFTNITMVDVIENKIYLMISDNEFHCLTFYTLDALILHLYYTKQYYNCLETCITYKSQLSKLINDKYINDIYGIETNQRKLENDEISVLLQPLISILKSNLNSSPIKLDSGIVVVNSGNLKQKFNEDQQNKFTQQICSSSESIQISSIQNTPSDIKNILELNSNLSSTLDENLIRKIQIDLEPICTLSSSIKISMTEKEMEMFILDIRKKMDNIECLYKTLPQFKDLACDIIHIAKINFTKTFLTNVSIELLRSTMNMIITDHFIGAFILINTSNYKECTCGFPFPIDQIKEPSFLEIGKTLLQKLVNRSTERCIHLCNRVPYMWREYTTLYIKEQYAIEDILRQCLLTQDSVTLSIILPILDVNQWKLITMYLKKMNDKKCLSCEKLITLETNISSINWNRVIFEVMKRDGPDIAMVFFTKLEMLLPLESFDKSIFQSFIFSKILHHHGMQLAVDFKCNSNIYGYNTMCSTKIRDQLIKVLKRDIARFDNKNILSTGAHHWGMQYKSKNKSSTCPCCTLSLQTSVLLDNNGIAIFPCGHTYHVNCMIEKKLTKCNLH; encoded by the exons ATGTGTTGTTACTTTAAAaccaacaataaaattaattgctaCATCGAATGAACATgcttatgaaaaaattatgtgCCTCTGTTGGAATGATAATAGTTCTGAAATATATATTGGTGATGGCACTGGCAAAGTTTCTGCAATTGTATTAACCGTTTTCACA ATGAATGGAATGTTTCAATCACCGTCTTGTACATTAATGAATCTAGATTCGAGTATTgtacaattaaatttttcatcacCTCTCTTATTGATATCAACTTTAACACGCTGTTATATATGTGATACAGTTCATgaacaatataaacaaataggTAACAAAGCAAGAAATGGAGAATTTGGTGcatgtttttataaaatacaaattgatgaaaatgttaaaacttcgactGCTATTAAAAAGGGGCAAGatattgttaaaaagaaaagttcatttagttttatttcagaaagtaatagtaatatatcaGAGTCTATTTCACCAAAAATTTTTTGTGCCCGACCTGGTTCAAGATTTTGGGAAGTATCTGCGAGTGGTGTAGTTTTAAAAACTCATcaatttaaagaattattagcAATACCACCTATGAAAATACATAGAGTAACTAAGCAAGCAttagaacaaagaaaatatattaatcattcatGGACTTCACAATCGATCAATTTTCCtcaattatttgtaattgcttccaaatatttgttttcttacaCATCTAATGGCTTATATATTCTTGATCTTGTGAATCCAAATGTAATACTATGGAGTAATGAATTTACAAACATTACAATGGTAGATgtcatagaaaataaaatatatttaatgatctCTGATAATGAGTTCCATTGTTTAACATTTTATACGCTTGATGCATTAATATTGCACTTGTATTATACTAAACAGTATTACAATTGTTTAGAAACTTGTATTACATACAAATCGCAGctatcgaaattaattaatgataaatatatcaatgacATCTACGGTATTGAAACTAATCAACGAAAATTGGAGAACGATGAGATATCAGTATTACTGCAACCATTAATTTCTATACtgaaatcaaatttaaattctAGTCCTATCAAATTAGATTCGGGTATTGTTGTAGTTAATTCAGGAAACttgaaacaaaaatttaacgaagatcaacaaaataaatttacacaACAAATTTGTTCATCTTCCGAATCTATTCAAATATCCTCTATACAAAATACACCTtcggatattaaaaatatattagaattaaacAGTAATCTATCATCTACAttagatgaaaatttaataagaaagatacaaATTGATTTAGAACCTATATGTACATTATCTAGCAGCATAAAAATCTCAATGACtgaaaaagagatggaaatgtttattcttgatatacGTAAAAAAATGGACAACATCGAATGTTTATACAAAACTTTACCTCAGTTTAAAGATTTGGCATgtgatataatacatattgccaaaattaattttaccaAAACATTTCTGACAAATGTATCGATAGAATTATTACGTTCTACAATGAATATGATTATTACAGATCATTTTATAGGTGCTTTCATTCTTATAAATACATCTAATTATAAGGAATGTACCTGCGGTTTTCCATTTCCAATAGATCAAATAAAAGAGCCAAGCTTTTTAGAAATTGGCAAAACTCTTTTACAAAAACTTGTAAATAGAAGTACAGAAAGatgtatacatttatgtaaTAGAGTACCTTATATGTGGAGAGAATATACGActttgtatataaaagaacaatACGCTATAGAAGACATATTACGACAATGCCTTTTAACTCAAGATAGTGTTACATTGTCAATTATTTTACCAATATTAGATGTGAATCAGTGGAAATTGATTacaatgtatttaaaaaaaatgaatgataaaaagtGTCTCTCttgtgaaaaattaataacattagaaacaaatatttcttcaATAAATTGGAACAGAGTAATATTTGAAGTTATGAAAAGGGATGGCCCAGATATAGCTATggtattttttacaaaattggAAATGTTACTTCCTCTCGAATCATTTGATAAAAG TATATTTCAGtcgtttatattttcgaaaattttacaTCATCATGGCATGCAATTGGCAGTAGATTTTAAATGCAATTCcaatatatatggatataataCAATGTGTTCCACAAAG ATTCGAGATCAATTAATAAAGgtattaaaaagagatatagctcgatttgataacaaaaatatattaagcaCTGGTGCTCATCATTGGGGAATGcaatataaatctaaaaataagTCATCGACATGTCCATGTtgtactctttctctccaaaCATCAGTTCTtttagataataatggtatagCAATTTTCCCCTGTGGTCATACATATCATGTAAATtgtatgatagaaaaaaaactcACTAAATGTAATCTTCATTga